The nucleotide sequence ATCCTATTGCGGGTCAACCGTTCAATCCAAGTTGAAGGCGCTTTTGGAGTTCTGAAAGATGATTACAATTTCAATCGATTCTTAACTCGAGGAAAAGTAAACGTAAAGAATGAGTTTATCCTGCTCTGTTTCGGCTACAATGTGAATAAATTGCATGCCAAAATCCAGGGTGAACGACTCGGGCAACCACTTCATAAATTAAAATCAGCCTAATACTCTACAAGAAAAAGCTTATATCAAAAGGCTTATTTAAGTATGCCTGAAATTTGCTTCCTACTAAGATAGAATAAATTTTGCCCTTCTCAATTTGCTGGTTTTGTGACTTTTCATTAAAAAGGGAGTGTCGTTTACTACCTCTTTGGTAGTTTTGCGACACTCCCTTTAACGAGTGCAACGTGGTACTTATTTGGGAATATTTCCCTCGACGCCCTGGACGAACCAGTCTATCGAAAGCATCTCGGCGTCGGTCAGCCGTTTTCCTTTGGCTACCTTAATCTTGCCGCTCTGATCCTTGATCGGTCCGGCGAAGACATACCCTTCATCCTTCATCAGGACGTTCCGTTTGGCAGCCACTAGCTTTTTCACGCTCTCGCTCACCATGGAGCCATAGGGCCCGATGTCGATAATTCCGCTCGACAGGCCGCCCCAGTATTGGCCGGATTTCCAGGTGCCGTCCATCACCGACTTGACGGTCTTCACATAGTAGGGACCCCAGTTCCAAACCGGGCCGGTCAGGACCGCTTTGGGAGCGAAGGAACGCATATCGCTGTCGTAGCTGATGCCATAGGCGCCCTTTTCTTGGGCCGCTTGCATGGCCGCTGGGGTATCCTGGTGCATGGCGATCAGGTCGGCGCCGGCATTTAACAGGCTCTTGGCCGCCTCTTTCTCAGCGGTCGGATCATACCAGGTATTGGTCCAGACTACTTTCACCTTGACCTTGGGGTTGACGGACTGCACTCCCAAGGTAAACGAGTTAATGCCCCGGATGACTTCGGGGATGGGATACGCCGCAACATAACCGATCAGGTTTTTCTTGGTGTATTTCCCGGCGACAATGCCCGAGAGATAACGGCCCTGATAATCCCGGCCGAAATAGGTTCCGGCGTTCTTCGAAGTTTTGAAGCCACTGCAGTGCATGAAGACCACGTTCGGGTACCGGGCGGCCACTTTCTGAACCGGATCCATGTAGCCGAAGCTGGTGGCGAAGATCACCTTATTGCCCTTTTCGGCCAGTTCAGCAAGGACCCGTTCGGAGTCGGCGCCTTCAGGAACCGATTCCACGTAGGAAGTTTCCACATTGGGGATCTGTTTTTCCAGGAACTTACGGCCCAGGTCGTGAGCGTAAGTCCAGCCGGCGTCACCCACCGCGCCCACATAAATGAACGCCACCTTGAACTTTTCTTCGGCCGCCGCCGCTTGCGGAATGACCGACCCGGCCGCCAGAACGATCAGCGCCAGAAACAAACAGACCGAAGTGAGACTCCACTTCATTTTTCGCACCTTTCCATACCTCCATCCGCTAATTTTAAAATAGCAACCGTTCTTCCCCCAACTCCTCCGCTTCCTGTTCCGCGCATCCATGGGAAAACCGCCTGATTTATCAATTTCTGCGGCCGATCTCCGGCTTTCCCCCGGACGGACACTTTTTTTACAGAAGCGTCCCAATACCCGGAGTCCGCCTTTCCGACAAAATCAGGGGTTTTTAACAAAATAACGCAGCGATGCCACATTCGTCATCGGAGTTGTGATTAATTATATAATGAGCGTCATTTTATTGTCAATCTTCTCAGGCGCTCATCACTTCGGTTAACGCCAATATTACATAATATCAGGTCAAAATGGTTTGATTTTTAATCGCTGCGCCCTTTTTCTCAACTTCAGACCCTACGGTAGGTGGGGCGCGCCAATATCTGTTATCAAAAAATAAGCGGCACGGATTAGCCGTCCCGCCGCTGATCAATTTGGAAAAACATACTTCATTTTATATGCTTCATCCTGGAAACCTCCGGCATGCAACCGCTTACTCCGGAAGCAGGATCCCTTTGAGCTTGTTCAGCATCCTGCCGCATTTTTCGACGCCATTCTGTTCCAGCCGCAGCCATAAGGGCTTCATTCCCTTATGAAAGGCGACCCAGTCGCGCTCCATGTTTTGTAGCATTTGGGAGAACCAGCCCGTAATGTCCAAAACCGTATACGCGAAAGAAAGAAAGAGGGTAGCGACAGCCACAACCACCGCGATATAATAACTTTGTTTCCACATTTTCATAAAGTCCATGGCAGAATCCTCAGCAATCCGTTTCATCATGGTATCGTTGTAGTATGATCATCGTCATTTCCGGCAAATACATTAGGATTAGCTGACAACCAGGAACGGCGGCCGGTTGGGACTCCGCAGCGACGGGCGCAACGCCCCGGGCAGACTCGGTTTAACCATTCCGGACCTTCATTTGGTTCCTCCAAAACGGACCAAGCCAGAGCGGGTCGGCACTGGCTTGAACGTGGCTGGCTGAAGATGATGATATATAGAATGAAAAAAATTACTTCAATAAATCAGAGTTCATTCCCTAAGTTCCTTTCTAGCCAGTAAAATTTCCATTCCTGAATCCGAACGCAAATCGGAACAAAAACTCCTGACCCTCCCCTACTTCTGACTGGCAATTTTTATCCCCAACCCGCAAAGCAGGAGTCCGGTCAAGGTTTTGATTCTGCGTTGGATGACCCGCCTTGCCAACCAGTGCCGGAACTTGGCGATAAAACAGACGAGCGCCGAATACCAGAGAATGACGATCAGCGAATAAACCACGACCAGCAACAATGTTTCCCCGAAAACCTGATTTTGGCGCCGGACGAATTGCGGGAAAAAGGAGATAAAAAACAGGATGACCTTGGGATTGAAGAGGTTGGTGATAAAGCCGTTCAGATAGGATTGAAAGATCGCCTCGCCGGACAGCGTTTCCTTGGGCCGCCGATCTTCCGCCGCGCCGTCCGGGGAGGCGGAAGCGTCGTCCCGGTTCATCCGGGAAGCCGCATAAAGGCTCGCCAGGCCCAGGTAAATGATGTAACCGGCGCCGATATACTGAATCAGCCGGTAGAGCGCCGCCGATCGGAGGACAATGAGCGAAAGCCCCCAGGCGGAGATGACGGCCTGGACATAAAGGGCGGTAACGATCCCCGCGATATTGTAAAAGCCCGCCCTTTTCCCGCGCAAGCCCGCCGATTGCATGACCAGCACGGTATTGGGACCGGGAAACATCACGAGTAACGTTACGATTCCGATGAAGGAAAGGAATTCGGCTGCGGAGAGTTGCATGGCGCGCTGTTCCTCCTCCGGCCGTTACCGGCCGCCGCCGCTCTTGGGTGTGGTAAAGATCTCAAAGATCCCCAGCCTTTGCAGGCGGCGCACAATGTCTTTGACGGCGTTCTCGTCGAATTTCTTGAGGATATTGCCAATATGGGTCCGGACGGTGGAGGCTTCCACGCACTGGATCCGGGCGATCTGGTTTTTATCTTTGCCCTCGGCGAGCAGCCGCAGAATACTGACTTCGGTCGGAGTCAACCGGTAGACGATATTCAGGGTGTCGACCAGGGCGGCCCGCTCGGAGCGCAGGGCCCGGAACTCGGCGCGGATCATCCGCGCGATCTGCGGCCGGAGCGGCGACATATCCTTGGCCGCGGCCCGCACCGCCTCGAGGATCTCGGCAGCCGAGGAGTTTTTCAGCACGTAATCGCTGGCGCCAGCCTCGAAAGCGGCAAAGACGGTATCGTCGTCGCCGAAATGGGTCAGTACTACCGAACGGAGCTCCGGAGCTTGCCGCGCCAGCTTCTTGATGGCGTCCACGCCGGCCCGCGGCGCCTCCATCTCCAGGTCCATCAGCACCACGTCAGGCCGGAGGGCGAGCGCCCGTTCCACCGCGGCGGCTCCGGTGCCGACGGCGTCGACGATCGCCATGTCGGGTTCATGGCTCAACACCATGCTTAGATATTCGCGGATCGGGATCATATCATCAGCGATTAATACGCGGATCGGGGCTTGCGCCATCGGTTCACCTCTTTGGAAAAGTTGCGGTTCAGGAAAAGTCGGACCGTTCTGAAACTCATCATATCGCAAGGGATTGCCTTGTTATCCTTATTATACCATTTTAGGGCGCTGTCAGGAAACAGCTTTCCGGCAACCGGCGGACGATGGAGTCGCGCCTCCGTCGATCTACCGCAAACACCTGGATAATCGGCCTTGCCTTCGCCCGCTTTTTGCTCGACGCCGGGCAGAGTTGGTATTTTCAATCCCCTTAAAAAGATGTACTATATTATAAAGAAGTTCGATACGAGGGTACGGATACCTGCCCGGCGGGCAACGCCGCATGGGCGTTACGGAAAAAAATGCAACCAAGGAGGAAGGATCATGACGGTTCGTTTCGGCATCATCGGGTTGGGAATTATCGCGGCGCGGTTTGCAACGGTTCTGAATACCGTCCCGGGGGTGCAATTAACGGCGGTGGCATCGAGCGACCCCGCCAAAGCGGCGGCTTTCGCGGAGAAATTCGGCGCGCCGAAGGCCTATGACAATTATCTGGATCTGATCCGGGACAGCGAGGTGGATGTCATCTACATCGGCCTGACCCACAATTTTCACTATGAAGTCACCAAGCTCTGCCTGAACCTTGATAAACCGGTGCTCTGCGAGAAACCCTTTGTGACCCGGCAAAAGGACGCCGTGGAACTGGCGGAGCTGGCCAAGGCCAGAAAGGTGCTATTGATGGAGGCCATGTGGACCCGCTGCATTCCCACGTTTCAAAAAGCCAAGCAGTGGGTGCACAGCGGCAGGATCGGCGCAGTCAAATTGATCGAGGCCTCCTTCTGTTTCAACACGCCTTTCAATCCCGAGCACCGGCTCTTCAATCCGAAGCTGGCCGGGGGCAGCCTGTTTGACGCCGGGGTCTACCCCATTGAATTCACTACCGGGATCCTGGCCGAAAACCCCAGTAGTGTCAAAGGGGTCGCCAATCTCTGCCAGACCGGCGTCGATGATTTCGCGGCCATGGTGATGCGTTTCGAAAGCGGCGCCCTGGCGACGCTGAGCAGCGGCCTAACCGCGATCACCGAACGGAACGCCCGGATCTACGGCCCGGCCGGCCATATCGTGGTCTACAATTTTTTGGGCCCCAGGAAATGCGAGCTTTATGACAATGCGCATCAGTTGGTGGAATGCTTCGAGGCCGACTTCCAGGATGGCTTCATTTATCAGATCGAGCATTTCGCCAATCTCTACCGCAACCACAAAACCGAAAGCGACCTGGTGCCGCTGGCGGACACCATCGCCTGCGCGGGGATCTTCGATGAATTGCTGCGGCAGTGGGGATTGGAGTGAATCCAAGGCATTGAGGCAGCGGATTTAACACCCGATTCGAGCAAAGCCCTGTGATCGAGTCATCGTTTGACTTTGCACAGGGCTTTTTTTAAAACGAATGGATAGCCGTTCTAAATTAACCTGTTGTGCTAGATAAAGTTAACCAAAGACAAGATGTTTGATCTTTGAGTGCATACTATGTCCGATAAGCATATTGATGAAATAGCAAAGACAATGAGCTAAGATTTTGGTTTGAATACGGGAAATAAAACCCCAATACGATTTGGCTAAAACTCTTTCAATGTTCAGTTGATTGGTAAGTTGAGAACCAGAAGTCTCAATTCTTCGCCGAAGCTTGAAAATCAGTTGACGGATCGTTTTGGGCCATTGTATTTTACTATTGTTCTTTGGCAGCGGCAAAAGATTGATCGCTTTTTCGGCTTTCAATTCAGAACCTAAATCGCTACTGATATATCCCTTATCGCCGAGAATCGTAATTTTTTGATAGGGCTCCACCAAATCCCAGGTTGCGGCCCGATCGTCAATATTGGCGGGAGTAATGGTAAAGTCCGTAATAAACCCATCGAAGGACACCAATAAATGGAGCTTATAACCCAAATAGGTTTCCTTTTTGGAAGGACATTTCCCGTAAGTTGCTTCATAGCCTCGAAAAGTCTTATGAAAATGGGCTCGCCCAAACTTACAGACCGGTAGTGGCAGACTGTCGATAATTCGGTATGATTGATAGACGTATCCAGTAATTTTCGCGATTTCTTTGCGAATGCTCTCCATGACCCGATGAAGGTTTCGACAAGTTCGATTAAACCGCGTCCGGTCACAGAAATCCGGAAATAAGTCGCGTTGATTTTTCTTACAAAATTCAAACCAGGCTTTTTCTGAATCGATGGTAAATAATTCTCCGACGAGTCGAATGGTGATGATTTCACTGTCACTCATTTTTAAACTGCCGCTATTTCGTCGATGCTTGATGTCGATGGGGACGATTTGTTGGTAGATATCATCAATGACCGTATAAATCACTGTAAATAGGTCTTTGATATTTTCGATTTCCTTGATACAATATTGCTTGGAATCCAGCATTCTTGTCTCTCCTTATCTCTTTTAGCCATTTGATAAGTCGGACTTTTTTGCTGGATTTCTTATACCTTTTTTCAGTTCAAATAGCACAACAGGTTAAATTATAGTTTGTTTAAAATTGTTTCCAGCACATCTTTACCCAGAATTGTGTTATGCCCCGATATACAAGTGTCAAAATCCATTGCCGCGTATTTTTCGACCGTATTCCGATACACGTCTTTACCGCAGTCAAGGCCGGGAATGATCTCGGCCATGTTTTCCCCCACGTTATCCGCGACGATCAATACTTTTTCCGTTTTATCCAGGACGCTGATGGAATCGGCCGTGTGTCCGGGAGCGTGAAATAACCGAATTTTATCCTCCGGGAAATAAAGTCCTTGTTCAAAAACC is from Hydrogenispora ethanolica and encodes:
- a CDS encoding Gfo/Idh/MocA family protein, with amino-acid sequence MTVRFGIIGLGIIAARFATVLNTVPGVQLTAVASSDPAKAAAFAEKFGAPKAYDNYLDLIRDSEVDVIYIGLTHNFHYEVTKLCLNLDKPVLCEKPFVTRQKDAVELAELAKARKVLLMEAMWTRCIPTFQKAKQWVHSGRIGAVKLIEASFCFNTPFNPEHRLFNPKLAGGSLFDAGVYPIEFTTGILAENPSSVKGVANLCQTGVDDFAAMVMRFESGALATLSSGLTAITERNARIYGPAGHIVVYNFLGPRKCELYDNAHQLVECFEADFQDGFIYQIEHFANLYRNHKTESDLVPLADTIACAGIFDELLRQWGLE
- a CDS encoding BMP family ABC transporter substrate-binding protein, whose product is MRKMKWSLTSVCLFLALIVLAAGSVIPQAAAAEEKFKVAFIYVGAVGDAGWTYAHDLGRKFLEKQIPNVETSYVESVPEGADSERVLAELAEKGNKVIFATSFGYMDPVQKVAARYPNVVFMHCSGFKTSKNAGTYFGRDYQGRYLSGIVAGKYTKKNLIGYVAAYPIPEVIRGINSFTLGVQSVNPKVKVKVVWTNTWYDPTAEKEAAKSLLNAGADLIAMHQDTPAAMQAAQEKGAYGISYDSDMRSFAPKAVLTGPVWNWGPYYVKTVKSVMDGTWKSGQYWGGLSSGIIDIGPYGSMVSESVKKLVAAKRNVLMKDEGYVFAGPIKDQSGKIKVAKGKRLTDAEMLSIDWFVQGVEGNIPK
- a CDS encoding LysE family translocator encodes the protein MQLSAAEFLSFIGIVTLLVMFPGPNTVLVMQSAGLRGKRAGFYNIAGIVTALYVQAVISAWGLSLIVLRSAALYRLIQYIGAGYIIYLGLASLYAASRMNRDDASASPDGAAEDRRPKETLSGEAIFQSYLNGFITNLFNPKVILFFISFFPQFVRRQNQVFGETLLLVVVYSLIVILWYSALVCFIAKFRHWLARRVIQRRIKTLTGLLLCGLGIKIASQK
- a CDS encoding response regulator transcription factor, which gives rise to MAQAPIRVLIADDMIPIREYLSMVLSHEPDMAIVDAVGTGAAAVERALALRPDVVLMDLEMEAPRAGVDAIKKLARQAPELRSVVLTHFGDDDTVFAAFEAGASDYVLKNSSAAEILEAVRAAAKDMSPLRPQIARMIRAEFRALRSERAALVDTLNIVYRLTPTEVSILRLLAEGKDKNQIARIQCVEASTVRTHIGNILKKFDENAVKDIVRRLQRLGIFEIFTTPKSGGGR
- a CDS encoding IS982 family transposase; translated protein: MLDSKQYCIKEIENIKDLFTVIYTVIDDIYQQIVPIDIKHRRNSGSLKMSDSEIITIRLVGELFTIDSEKAWFEFCKKNQRDLFPDFCDRTRFNRTCRNLHRVMESIRKEIAKITGYVYQSYRIIDSLPLPVCKFGRAHFHKTFRGYEATYGKCPSKKETYLGYKLHLLVSFDGFITDFTITPANIDDRAATWDLVEPYQKITILGDKGYISSDLGSELKAEKAINLLPLPKNNSKIQWPKTIRQLIFKLRRRIETSGSQLTNQLNIERVLAKSYWGFISRIQTKILAHCLCYFINMLIGHSMHSKIKHLVFG